A segment of the Acidimicrobiia bacterium genome:
CGCCGACGTCGACGGCGACGTTCGCGCCCGCGCCGAGCGCGCCCGCCAGCTTGTCGAGCGCGCGTGCGAGGGGGCCGTTCGGGTCCGATCCGGGTACGGCGAGCAGCGCACGACCGGCGGTCAGCAACGCGACGCCCTCGGACGGCGTGAGGCGCAGCGAACGCTCGAAGTACTCGGCGAGACGGATCGTCACGCGGTCGCCGCGCACGTCGACGTCGATCAGGCGGTCCGCGGTGTACGGAGGCAGACCGCAGAACTGGAGCAGTGACAGCTCGCGTTCGAGCGCGGCTCGTGTCATGCCGAAGCGCGACGCGAGGTCGTCGAGATGCTCGCCCGGGTGGGCGAGGATCCACGGCACGAGCGCGAGGACGCGCCGCAGGCGATCGGTCGCGACGGCCTTCGGGCTCACGACGCCTTCCCGTTCGCGAGGGCGCGCAGCCACTCGACCATGTCGGCGCGTAGCGCGTCCGGGGCGAGGACCTCGGCGTGGTCGAGCAGCCCGAGCACCCAGGACCGGAACGCGTCGCGGTTCACGACCTCGAGCCCCACGACGACGCTGCCGTCGTCGCGCCGCTCCTCCACTGCCTCGTCGCCGAGCTGCTCGACGACCCATGCCGCGCGCGTCGGGTCGACGAGCACCCGCGCGTGCTCCGGACGGTCGTCGCCGAAGCGCATCGGGTCGTCGCGAAGGAGCTGCGCGGGATCGAAGCCGGCCGGGACGTCGAAGTCGCCCGGCGAACCGACCGCCACGTCGCCGTCGATGCGGTCGACGCGGAACGCGCGTGGCGCGTCGCGTCCGCGGTCGTGGCCGACGACGTACCAGTGGCCCCACCGCAACACGACGCCGTACGGCGCGAGGTCACGCTCCTCGCCCCGGTAGCGGAACCGCACGGGCGCGCGGCGTGCGGCCGCGTCGAACAGGTCGCCGAGCACGGGGCTCGCGGGCAGCTCGGCGACCGCCGCCGACGCCTCACCGGTCAGCCCGCCGAGCTTCAGCAACGCGTCGCGCGCGTCCTCGCCCTCGAGCCGTACCGCGGTGACCGCGACGTGGAGCGCGGCGCGCTCCTCGTCGGTGAGGTCGAGCTCCGGCAGGTAGTAGCGCTCGGGCCGGATGCGGTAGCCGACCTCGGCCTGTCCGAACGGGTCGAGGCTCTCGACGCTGATGTCGATCCCCAGGTCCCGCAGCGTCTCCTTGTCGCGCTCGAACTGGCGACGGCGCGTCGTGCGGTCGTCGGGGTAGGCCGGTGAGACGCGCTCGGCGATCTCGTCGAGCGTCAGCGGTCGCCGCGTGTCGAGCAGCGTCGCGG
Coding sequences within it:
- a CDS encoding WYL domain-containing protein, coding for MSDRLERLLNLTATLLDTRRPLTLDEIAERVSPAYPDDRTTRRRQFERDKETLRDLGIDISVESLDPFGQAEVGYRIRPERYYLPELDLTDEERAALHVAVTAVRLEGEDARDALLKLGGLTGEASAAVAELPASPVLGDLFDAAARRAPVRFRYRGEERDLAPYGVVLRWGHWYVVGHDRGRDAPRAFRVDRIDGDVAVGSPGDFDVPAGFDPAQLLRDDPMRFGDDRPEHARVLVDPTRAAWVVEQLGDEAVEERRDDGSVVVGLEVVNRDAFRSWVLGLLDHAEVLAPDALRADMVEWLRALANGKAS